Proteins encoded in a region of the Xylocopa sonorina isolate GNS202 chromosome 1, iyXylSono1_principal, whole genome shotgun sequence genome:
- the LOC143429102 gene encoding uncharacterized protein LOC143429102: MVAGYVSLLYSVSDKPLEYWSKQNSQSGRIRKILDSDLLENVIEIQDFEQPHGYGTSITCPPNSSQSLNVKLPILVVVIKNLNLQCRLQVQVTDIQNCLHNFQFTNAESEKQNSRGVICRVKLKLETGWNKLELNLLSLTETAFRRDYAATRRIQICGNCRLRRIYFIDKHYDDQEICPKLYHQFLDTYMLKWGIRGVERSTQTIVRRNKSKVKVGNNLKVTEHLSVDNLNSGGTTHNSLKNSTEEAAIDENFLSHLQLKTDILINDFFNRQSTKIPRALELKQNTGLKPYAFPFVETKQKSFHVGRVSEDALKKINVLRTFTETYVCNEEKRKENTVKTMQDNWRQRYFLPQEESLNNNDLSDETARRTMLDRKPKSLLLLSDLKAAFTRERV, translated from the exons ATGGTTGCTGGATACGTATCTCTTTTGTACAGTGTCAGCGACAAACCCTTAGAGTACTGGAGCAAGCAAAATTCGCAATCCGGTCGTATTCGCAAGATTTTGGACTCCGATTTATTAGAAAAT GTTATCGAAATACAGGATTTCGAGCAGCCTCATGGCTACGGCACCTCCATCACTTGTCCTCCTAACTCCTCTCAATCTCTCAATGTTAAACTACCAATTCTAGTGGTGGTTATAAAGAATTTAAACCTACAGTGTCGTTTGCAAGTGCAG GTAACAGACATCCAAAATTGCTTGCACAATTTTCAATTCACCAATGCGGAATCAGAGAAGCAGAACTCGAGGGGTGTGATTTGTCGTGTGAAACTTAAACTAGAAACCGGCTGGAATAAATTGGAATTAAACTTATTAAGCCTAACGGAAACCGCCTTCAGAAGAGACTACGCTGCCACACGAAGGATACAGATTTGTGGGAACTGCCGTTTACGGAGAATATACTTCATAGATAAGCACTATGATGATCAAGAGATTTGCCCTAAATTGTACCACCAGTTTCTCGACACTTACATGTTGAAGTGGGGCATTCGCGGCGTAGAAAGATCCACGCAAACTATAGTAAGAAGGAACAAAAGTAAGGTCAAAGTAGGCAACAATTTGAAGGTCACGGAACATTTGAgcgttgataacttaaacagcGGAGGGACTACCCATAACAGCCTCAAGAATTCTACCGAGGAGGCGGCGATCGATGAAAATTTCTTAAGTCACTTGCAGCTCAAGACGGACATATTGATCAACGACTTTTTTAATAGACAGTCGACCAAGATACCCCGTGCTTTGGAACTGAAACAAAATACCGGATTGAAACCTTATGCCTTCCCGTTTGTAGAGACAAAGCAGAAATCTTTCCATGTCGGCCGCGTGTCCGAGGACGCGTTGAAGAAAATTAATGTCCTTCGAACGTTCACGGAGACGTACGTATGCAATGAGGAAAAACGTAAAGAGAACACCGTGAAGACTATGCAAGATAACTGGAGGCAGAGGTATTTTCTTCCTCAGGAAGAGTCGCTGAATAATAACGATCTGTCTGATGAGACTGCGAGGAGAACAATGCTGGACCGTAAGCCAAAGTCTTTGCTTCTGTTGTCCGACTTGAAGGCTGCTTTCACAAGGGAAAGAGTTTAA
- the Mrps18a gene encoding mitochondrial ribosomal protein S18A → MKMAALHRVVQCLRQNVLSLGQNRNISVSAATRLKEIIEKKEGNTLYIEGVIKPDKNEERLLKPKNGVCPICSAGLDIKHTDVLILNQFVTSTGNILPRRVTGLCKVQQKRISSLILMAQAAGLMQKKYIKDGVLHSLRPITWKKFNTYYDEKTIKARYVTC, encoded by the exons ATGAAAATGGCTGCGTTGCATCGTGTTGTACAATGtttgagacagaatgtgttatCACTGGGACAGAATAGAAATATATCCGTTTCTGCAGCAACGCGGCTTAAAGAAA TTATCGAAAAGAAAGAAGGGAATACTTTGTATATCGAAGGAGTGATAAAACCAGATAAAAATGAAGAAAGATTATTAAAACCAAAGAACGGAGTATGCCCTATCTGTTCCGCTGGTCTCGATATTAAACATACA GACGTGCTTATACTGAATCAATTTGTTACCTCAACTGGTAACATATTACCACGTAGGGTTACTGGTCTTTGCAAAGTACAACAGAAAAGAATTAGTTCATTGATATTAATGGCCCAAGCTGCAG GATTAATGCAAAAGAAATATATCAAAGATGGTGTACTCCATTCCCTGAGGCCAATAACATGGAAAAAATTCAATACCTACTACGATGAAAAAACTATTAAAGCAAGATATGTAACTTGTTAA
- the Mrrf2 gene encoding mitochondrial ribosome recycling factor 2 isoform X1 has protein sequence MWMSRLIKTSCKVQKRYVSKGTTIVKKEHEELDVKKIRNLGILAHIDAGKTTTTERMLYYSGLIKHMGEVHHGNTVTDYMDQERQRGITITSAAVTFQWKNHRINLIDTPGHIDFTMEVEQTLRVLDGAVVILDGSAGVEAQTLTVCRQADKYNIPRIIYVNKMDRADANFDMCLRSIESKLNVEILPTQFPIKEKGILEGIVDIVSLEKLVFDKKDMGMKYIRLKLSENEDSALWEMANEKRRSLADKLSSMDDKLAEAIIEQESLDAVTPQMLLDSIYRSTISRKGVPVLLGSSYKNIGVQPLMDSILLYLPSPDESIYSIYHRCFEQNLSARAFKVVHDKQKGPITFFRIYSGSIKKGANLYNMSRDKKEIVTKLYIAYADEYQEVSKMTHGNIAALTGLKSTMTGDVITSGPTAAKQAKQKLAAHSHSTLEDAETIFACDFKSVEPVFFCSIEAPSLSMQAPLDIALQQLQREDPSLRVSQNEETGQIVLAGMGELHLEIIKERIRTEYKIDVDLGPLQISYREAIKEPIQDTYSCEHRIGNIIHTVTVTMSLIPNYRGKEILLLDKSPEYSSNITAIPIKMMKAVKTGVQSVLSHGPKLSYPVLNMGVKLHYLEYGSNTSSSVVTAAVSQCIRKLMNDVGVNLLEPIMRLEIVVPEKYSSPILKDLSKRRGQIQHIDVRGQNRVIECFAPLAELLGYSTTVRILSSGHASLSLEFDHYELMDSASEAEAIKKVTGFY, from the exons ATGTGGATGTCTAGATTAATAAAAACTTCCTGCAAAGTTCAAAAACGTTACGTATCGAAAGGAACAACAATCGTAAAAAAAGAACATGAGGAACTGGACGTTAAGAAAATTCGAAACCTCGGAATTTTGGCACATATCGACGCCG GAAAAACTACCACCACGGAGAGAATGCTATACTACTCGGGTCTCATTAAGCATATGGGTGAGGTACATCATGGGAATACAGTAACAGATTATATGGACCAAGAACGTCAACGTGGAATAACCATCACCTCCGCAGCGGTGACATTTCAATGGAAAAATCATCGTATTAATTTAATCGACACACCAGGGCATATTGACTTCACCATGGAAGTGGAACAAACTCTGCGAGTATTGGATGGCGCAGTAGTTATACTCGATGGAAGCGCCGGGGTTGAGGCTCAAACATTGACAGTCTGCAGGCAGGCTGACAAATACAATATACCTAGAATTATTTATGTAAATAAAATGGACAGAGCAGATGCTAATTTTGACATGTGTTTAAGATCTATAGAGTCTAAGTTGAACGTTGAAATATTGCCCACTCAGTTTCCAATTAAGGAGAAGGGGATTCTAGAGGGGATAGTGGACATTGTTTCCCTGGAGAAACTGGTCTTTGACAAGAAAGATATGGGAATGAAATATATAAGATTGAAATTATCGGAGAACGAAGACAGTGCTTTATGGGAAATGGCAAATGAAAAACGTCGAAGTTTGGCTGACAAATTGTCCAGTATGGATGACAAACTAGCTGAGGCGATCATAGAACAGGAATCCTTGGATGCAGTCACTCCGCAAATGCTGCTCGACTCTATATATAGGTCAACTATAAGCAGAAAAGGTGTTCCTGTACTTTTAGGTAGTTCTTACAAAAACATAGGAGTGCAACCTTTAATGGACAGTATTCTTCTGTATCTACCATCGCCTGACGAAAGTATTTACTCCATTTATCATCGCTGCTTCGAACAAAATTTGTCCGCCAGAGCGTTTAAAGTTGTTCACGACAAGCAAAAAGGACCGATCACTTTCTTCAGAATTTATAGCGGTTCCATAAAAAAGGGCGCAAATCTGTATAACATGTCCAGAGATAAAAAGGAAATCGTAACCAAATTGTATATAGCGTATGCTGATGAATATCAAGAGGTATCGAAAATGACGCATGGCAATATAGCAGCGCTAACAGGATTAAAAAGTACAATGACAGGGGATGTGATAACATCTGGCCCGACAGCGGCAAAACAAGCAAAACAGAAACTAGCGGCGCACAGCCATTCTACGCTTGAAGACGCGGAAACAATATTTGCCTGCGATTTTAAATCAGTAGAGCCGGTTTTTTTCTGTTCGATAGAGGCACCATCGCTGTCCATGCAAGCGCCTTTAGATATTGCTTTGCAGCAACTTCAAAGAGAAGATCCTAGCTTGAGGGTCAGCCAGAACGAAGAAACGGGGCAAATTGTGCTCGCGGGAATGGGCGAATTGCATCTGGAAATTATCAAAGAAAGGATTAGGACTGAGTATAAAATTGATGTCGATTTAGGTCCTTTGCAAATCTCCTACAGAGAAGCTATAAAAGAACCTATACAAGATACCTACTCGTGTGAACACAGAATTGGAAATATCATTCATACAGTCACAGTTACAATGTCGTTAATACCAAACTACCGAGGAAAGGAGATACTACTATTGGACAAATCACCGGAGTATAGTTCTAACATTACTGCTATTCCAATAAAAATGATGAAGGCCGTGAAAACTGGTGTCCAATCGGTTCTTTCACACGGGCCGAAATTAAGTTATCCGGTTTTAAATATGGGTGTTAAGCTGCATTATTTGGAATACGGGTCGAACACCTCATCGTCGGTAGTTACCGCTGCTGTTTCTCAATGCATTAGAAAG TTGATGAACGATGTTGGAGTTAATCTTTTGGAACCCATAATGCGGTTGGAGATTGTGGTGCCTGAAAAGTATTCAAGCCCTATTTTAAAGGATTTATCGAAAAGGCGCGGACAGATACAACATATCGATGTTCGTGGACAAAACCGG GTGATCGAATGCTTTGCTCCACTAGCCGAGCTATTAGGATACTCGACAACGGTGAGGATACTTTCGTCTGGACACGCGTCCTTATCGTTAGAATTCGATCATTACGAATTAATGGATTCAGCTAGTGAAGCGGAAGCAATTAAAAAGGTGACCGGCTTCTATTAG
- the Mrrf2 gene encoding mitochondrial ribosome recycling factor 2 isoform X2 has protein sequence MRNWTLRKFETSEFWHISTPVRLCKYTTTERMLYYSGLIKHMGEVHHGNTVTDYMDQERQRGITITSAAVTFQWKNHRINLIDTPGHIDFTMEVEQTLRVLDGAVVILDGSAGVEAQTLTVCRQADKYNIPRIIYVNKMDRADANFDMCLRSIESKLNVEILPTQFPIKEKGILEGIVDIVSLEKLVFDKKDMGMKYIRLKLSENEDSALWEMANEKRRSLADKLSSMDDKLAEAIIEQESLDAVTPQMLLDSIYRSTISRKGVPVLLGSSYKNIGVQPLMDSILLYLPSPDESIYSIYHRCFEQNLSARAFKVVHDKQKGPITFFRIYSGSIKKGANLYNMSRDKKEIVTKLYIAYADEYQEVSKMTHGNIAALTGLKSTMTGDVITSGPTAAKQAKQKLAAHSHSTLEDAETIFACDFKSVEPVFFCSIEAPSLSMQAPLDIALQQLQREDPSLRVSQNEETGQIVLAGMGELHLEIIKERIRTEYKIDVDLGPLQISYREAIKEPIQDTYSCEHRIGNIIHTVTVTMSLIPNYRGKEILLLDKSPEYSSNITAIPIKMMKAVKTGVQSVLSHGPKLSYPVLNMGVKLHYLEYGSNTSSSVVTAAVSQCIRKLMNDVGVNLLEPIMRLEIVVPEKYSSPILKDLSKRRGQIQHIDVRGQNRVIECFAPLAELLGYSTTVRILSSGHASLSLEFDHYELMDSASEAEAIKKVTGFY, from the exons ATGAGGAACTGGACGTTAAGAAAATTCGAAACCTCGGAATTTTGGCACATATCGACGCCGGTTCGTTTGTGCAAATA TACCACCACGGAGAGAATGCTATACTACTCGGGTCTCATTAAGCATATGGGTGAGGTACATCATGGGAATACAGTAACAGATTATATGGACCAAGAACGTCAACGTGGAATAACCATCACCTCCGCAGCGGTGACATTTCAATGGAAAAATCATCGTATTAATTTAATCGACACACCAGGGCATATTGACTTCACCATGGAAGTGGAACAAACTCTGCGAGTATTGGATGGCGCAGTAGTTATACTCGATGGAAGCGCCGGGGTTGAGGCTCAAACATTGACAGTCTGCAGGCAGGCTGACAAATACAATATACCTAGAATTATTTATGTAAATAAAATGGACAGAGCAGATGCTAATTTTGACATGTGTTTAAGATCTATAGAGTCTAAGTTGAACGTTGAAATATTGCCCACTCAGTTTCCAATTAAGGAGAAGGGGATTCTAGAGGGGATAGTGGACATTGTTTCCCTGGAGAAACTGGTCTTTGACAAGAAAGATATGGGAATGAAATATATAAGATTGAAATTATCGGAGAACGAAGACAGTGCTTTATGGGAAATGGCAAATGAAAAACGTCGAAGTTTGGCTGACAAATTGTCCAGTATGGATGACAAACTAGCTGAGGCGATCATAGAACAGGAATCCTTGGATGCAGTCACTCCGCAAATGCTGCTCGACTCTATATATAGGTCAACTATAAGCAGAAAAGGTGTTCCTGTACTTTTAGGTAGTTCTTACAAAAACATAGGAGTGCAACCTTTAATGGACAGTATTCTTCTGTATCTACCATCGCCTGACGAAAGTATTTACTCCATTTATCATCGCTGCTTCGAACAAAATTTGTCCGCCAGAGCGTTTAAAGTTGTTCACGACAAGCAAAAAGGACCGATCACTTTCTTCAGAATTTATAGCGGTTCCATAAAAAAGGGCGCAAATCTGTATAACATGTCCAGAGATAAAAAGGAAATCGTAACCAAATTGTATATAGCGTATGCTGATGAATATCAAGAGGTATCGAAAATGACGCATGGCAATATAGCAGCGCTAACAGGATTAAAAAGTACAATGACAGGGGATGTGATAACATCTGGCCCGACAGCGGCAAAACAAGCAAAACAGAAACTAGCGGCGCACAGCCATTCTACGCTTGAAGACGCGGAAACAATATTTGCCTGCGATTTTAAATCAGTAGAGCCGGTTTTTTTCTGTTCGATAGAGGCACCATCGCTGTCCATGCAAGCGCCTTTAGATATTGCTTTGCAGCAACTTCAAAGAGAAGATCCTAGCTTGAGGGTCAGCCAGAACGAAGAAACGGGGCAAATTGTGCTCGCGGGAATGGGCGAATTGCATCTGGAAATTATCAAAGAAAGGATTAGGACTGAGTATAAAATTGATGTCGATTTAGGTCCTTTGCAAATCTCCTACAGAGAAGCTATAAAAGAACCTATACAAGATACCTACTCGTGTGAACACAGAATTGGAAATATCATTCATACAGTCACAGTTACAATGTCGTTAATACCAAACTACCGAGGAAAGGAGATACTACTATTGGACAAATCACCGGAGTATAGTTCTAACATTACTGCTATTCCAATAAAAATGATGAAGGCCGTGAAAACTGGTGTCCAATCGGTTCTTTCACACGGGCCGAAATTAAGTTATCCGGTTTTAAATATGGGTGTTAAGCTGCATTATTTGGAATACGGGTCGAACACCTCATCGTCGGTAGTTACCGCTGCTGTTTCTCAATGCATTAGAAAG TTGATGAACGATGTTGGAGTTAATCTTTTGGAACCCATAATGCGGTTGGAGATTGTGGTGCCTGAAAAGTATTCAAGCCCTATTTTAAAGGATTTATCGAAAAGGCGCGGACAGATACAACATATCGATGTTCGTGGACAAAACCGG GTGATCGAATGCTTTGCTCCACTAGCCGAGCTATTAGGATACTCGACAACGGTGAGGATACTTTCGTCTGGACACGCGTCCTTATCGTTAGAATTCGATCATTACGAATTAATGGATTCAGCTAGTGAAGCGGAAGCAATTAAAAAGGTGACCGGCTTCTATTAG
- the Kay gene encoding transcription factor kayak isoform X3: MAATAMDPVDIANILAQELLYQQLVSLDGLYSGVPTRTTPTLTPTTLRSIEQTFLELTSESASHSREAGFVPPLVEPSQPTPAQTQNTAAHHIVTTTVAAPVATNTTLVESQQTQPQQPARRNMGGRRPTRTIGMTPEEEERRQIRRERNKMAAARCRKRRMDHTNALLQETEGLELKKQSLQDEIQNLQQAKEELEFILEAHKAVCRLRSTSPPDVKPVIKPEIPAEDQFTAAAVAAVAAVAAVENKRETVNAAARPNRPNSLPVGFDNNNRPNSLSIFSETKERPDTLGFKTVETPSFMKPDVAGMPITTPTSGISFNFESLMEGGTGLTPIAGPLIPSCSTQQRNNLSAVDLSSPDANPPKLVSL; the protein is encoded by the exons CTCGTTTCTCTGGACGGACTATACAGCGGAGTGCCGACCAGGACGACGCCGACGCTGACGCCGACCACGCTCCGAAGTATCGAGCAGACTTTCCTCGAGCTGACCAGCGAGTCAGCGTCGCACAGTCGCGAGGCAGGGTTTGTGCCACCGTTGGTGGAACCCTCGCAACCGACGCCGGCACAGACGCAAAACACGGCGGCGCATCACATCGTCACCACCACCGTTGCCGCCCCCGTGGCTACGAACACCACCCTCGTCGAGAGCCAGCAGACGCAGCCACAGCAGCCGGCAAGACGCAACATGGGTGGCAGGAGACCCACCAGGACGATCGGGATGACCCCCGAAGAGGAGGAACGACGACAGATTCGCAGGGAGAGGAACAAAATGGCAGCAGCCAGATGTCGCAAGCGAAGGATGGATCATACCAATGCCCTGTTACAA GAGACTGAGGGCTTGGAACTGAAGAAGCAGAGTTTGCAAGACGAAATCCAGAATCTGCAACAAGCTAAGGAAGAGCTGGAGTTTATCCTGGAAGCTCATAAAGCGGTCTGTCGACTACGTTCCACGTCTCCACCGGATGTGAAGCCCGTGATAAAGCCAGAAATCCCGGCGGAGGATCAGTTCACGGCGGCTGCTGTGGCAGCGGTCGCGGCCGTGGCCGCCGTCGAGAACAAGCGCGAAACAGTGAATGCTGCCGCGAGACCGAATAGACCGAACTCGTTGCCAGTAGGCTTCGACAATAACAATCGACCGAACTCCCTGTCGATTTTTAGCGAGACGAAAGAGAGGCCGGACACGCTTGGGTTCAAAACAGTGGAAACACCATCGTTCATGAAACCGGACGTGGCGGGAATGCCGATCACCACACCGACCAGCGGTATATCGTTCAACTTCGAGTCATTAATGGAGGGCGGTACTGGTCTCACGCCTATCGCCGGCCCGTTGATACCGTCCTGTTCGACGCAACAGAGAAACAATCTATCGGCGGTTGACCTGAGCTCTCCAGATGCGAACCCGCCAAAATTGGTGAGCTTGTGA